A single Venturia canescens isolate UGA chromosome 1, ASM1945775v1, whole genome shotgun sequence DNA region contains:
- the LOC122410588 gene encoding uncharacterized protein codes for MTSMFRRGTIFATFFLSLLGGGLVCAALVTQHWIEARPWRTPNPQESAGRVHFGLLQGKKELNVAYGWRTYHISVPQMIRQDPAVMSYSLWIGTLATTSGALVAAGLAALLAVLNTATSPRSKILSVPGIYVMNILTLLLCITSAGTWLGQYYTKLYTNVLPKEDIDNMWTSEGSAELGYSFWLVVSAGVVHLISIALVGWGSGRDKNNRLEPIPALEEKTAAAIMLY; via the exons ATGACGTCGATGTTTCGAAGAGGAACAATTTTTGCAACGTTCTTCCTTTCGCTGCTGGGCGGAGGATTGGTTTGTGCGGCTCTTGTAACCCAGCACTGGATCGAAGCGAGACCTTGGAGAACGCCGAATCCTCAGGAAAGCGCTGGAAGAGTTCACTTTGGGTTACTGCAGGGAAAGAAGGAACTTAACGTTGCTTACGGATGGAGAACGTACCACATTTCCG TACCACAGATGATTCGACAAGATCCAGCGGTCATGTCCTACAGCCTGTGGATTGGAACGTTAGCGACGACGTCAGGTGCCCTCGTTGCTGCAGGTCTGGCGGCTCTCCTGGCCGTTCTGAACACAGCGACATCTCCACGCTCGAAAATCCTTTCTGTCCCAGGCATCTACGTCATGAACATCTTGACCC TTCTGTTGTGCATAACGAGTGCGGGCACTTGGCTCGGTCAATATTACACTAAATTATACACAAACGTGTTGCCTAAAGAGGACATTGACAACATGTGGACTAGCGAAGGAAGTGCTGAGCTTGGTTACTCATTTTG GCTGGTCGTGAGTGCTGGAGTCGTCCATTTAATAAGCATAGCTCTCGTGGGTTGGGGCTCCGGAAGAGACAAGAATAATCGGCTCGAACCAATACCAGCcctggaagaaaaaacagcaGCGGCCATAATGCTATATTAA
- the eIF3a gene encoding eukaryotic translation initiation factor 3 subunit A → MARFAQRPENALKRANEFIEVGKPARALDTLQEIFRNKKWTYSWSESVLEPIMFKYLDLCVELKKSHIAKEGLFQYRNMFQSVNVGSLENVIRGYLRMAEEKTDAARKQSQQAVIDIDDLDNLATPESILLTAVSGEDAQDRSDRTILTPWVKFLWESYCQCLELLRTNAHVETLYHDIARMAFQFCLEYNRKTEFRKLCEKLRKHLEEICKLPQLVSNVSMNKAETQQLNLETRLNQLDSAIQMELWQEAYKATEDIHGLMNLSKKLPVPKTMANYYQKLAMVFWKAGNYLFHAAALFKLLQLSREMKKNMSPEEQQRMANRVLLATLSIPLPSAHPEFDRFIETDKSPLEKAQKLAVLLGLSQPPTRVSLLRDIVRMNVVNLASPQLQELYSWLEVEFHPLQLCTRVNSVITTLQVDESSPLAQYVSALQDVTLVRLVHQISQVYQTIQFARLLELAKFTTDFHLERLLVHCVRYNDMQIRIDHGKRCIHFGVDLSEAQREDHPDGPVLQAMPSEQIRCQLVNMATVLHRAINVICPNKRKQEREKLRASLVALYHETKVKEHHRVLGRQHIIEKRKEYIEQINTIREEEEMRRQEELHRQQVLAEQKRLEQEREERERKRQQTEIQQIKDRHLKEKMQQISQTSHGQKVLKKLDEDEIKKLDAEQIAAREAEELQKERREMQQKLKSQEKKVDYLERAKRIEEIPLLEKAVEEKTEQAKQRWEQQEQERILAAIEERRQAVATRERMARMKEDHDQFLAKILAERKSVYLEKLHDFEKMLNEERAKRLLERKIQRKAERKAKWEKERAEAAERKRLEELRLRQEEEKKRMEEERAKREEEDRIRRAEEEAREAERLAKLERQAEIVRAREADIERKLEEQRLRDQANDSWRPGRGSHNRDPPSKMSTGSSGESGVSSWRSGLKDSLRDDDSKDTSDDRFKRIDRSNPDDDGRSKSWYNASKSSDIRDRGDRGDRDRGRDDRNKDHRDRRDDRGSNSYDKPSSRGVMGGSWRDSRGSEPRPLMPRRQEDRMQRPLGRDDSDKPKFQSLRSAGASEWRRAPEASQDSPKEMPRRDQPLPDESKDDLRSKPVEKLDTQAPEEDGWSKVGSRR, encoded by the exons GAAGTTTGGAAAATGTTATCCGTGGTTACTTGCGTATGGCAGAAGAGAAGACAGATGCTGCACGGAAGCAGAGTCAACAGGCGGTGATAGACATCGACGATCTCGATAATTTGGCAACACCGGAGAGTATTCTGTTGACCGCGGTGAGCGGTGAAGATGCTCAAGATCGTAGCGATCGTACGATTTTAACGCCGTGGGTTAAATTCCTCTGGGAATCTTATTGTCAATGTCTCGAGTTGTTGCGTACGAACGCTCACGTGGAGACGCTTTATCACGACATAGCTCGTATGGCTTTTCAGTTCTGTCTCGAGTACAATCGCAAAACAGAATTCCGCAAGTTGTGCGAAAAGTTGCGCAAGCATCTCGAGGAAATATGCAAATTGCCTCAATTGGTTTCCAACGTGTCGATGAACAAGGCAGAAACGCAACAATTGAATCTGGAGACGCGACTGAACCAGCTCGATTCAGCGATCCAGATGGAACTCTGGCAGGAAGCTTACAAGGCAACCGAGGACATTCACGGTCTGATGAATCTTTCGAAGAAGCTTCCGGTTCCTAAGACCATGGCGAATTACTATCAAAAGCTTGCTATGGTCTTCTGGAAAGCAGGCAATTATCTGTTCCATGCAGCAGCATTGTTCAAGTTGTTGCAACTTTCTAGGGAGATGAAAAAGAACATGTCCCCAGAGGAGCAGCAGAGAATGGCCAACAGAGTGCTGCTGGCAACACTTTCGATACCACTGCCATCGGCGCATCCAGAGTTCGATCGTTTTATCGAAACGGACAAGAGTCCCTTGGAGAAAGCCCAAAAACTGGCTGTTCTCCTCGGTCTTAGTCAACCTCCGACAAGAGTCTCACTTTTGCGCGACATTGTTCGTATGAACGTCGTCAATTTAGCCTCGCCTCAGCTGCAGGAGCTTTATTCTTGGCTCGAGGTTGAATTTCATCCCCTTCAACTTTGTACTCGCGTAAACTCCGTCATAACCACGTTGCAAGTCGACGAATCATCGCCACTGGCTCAATACGTTTCAGCTCTGCAAGATGTTACTCTCGTACGTCTGGTCCATCAAATTTCGCAGGTTTATCAGACAATCCAATTCGCCCGGTTGCTCGAATTGGCCAAATTCACTACTGATTTTCATCTGGAACGTTTGTTGGTACATTGCGTGCGTTACAACGACATGCAAATTAGAATAGATCATGGGAAGCGTTGCATACACTTCGGAGTCGATTTGAGCGAGGCTCAACGCGAAGACCATCCGGACGGACCGGTTTTACAAGCCATGCCTTCCGAGCAAATCCGATGCCAGCTAGTCAACATGGCAACTGTATTGCATCGCGCGATCAACGTCATCTGTCCGAACAAGCGCAagcaggagagagaaaaattaagGGCATCCCTGGTGGCTCTCTACCATGAGACCAAGGTCAAAGAGCATCATCGTGTTCTTGGACGGCAGCACATAATTGAGAAACGCAAGGAATATATCGAGCAGATAAACACGATAAGGGAGGAAGAGGAAATGCGACGACAGGAGGAACTCCATCGTCAGCAAGTTTTAGCCGAACAAAAACGGTTGGAACAGGAGCGggaagaaagggagagaaaacgTCAGCAGACCGAAATACAGCAGATCAAGGATCGTCATCTGAAAGAAAAGATGCAACAAATATCGCAAACTTCCCACGGGCAAAAAGTCCTCAAGAAATTGGACGAGGACGAGATTAAGAAATTGGATGCGGAGCAAATCGCGGCCAGGGAGGCCGAGGAATTGCAAAAAGAACGACGCGAGATGCAACAAAAGCTCAAGTCTCAAGAGAAGAAGGTGGATTATCTCGAGCGTGCCAAGAGAATCGAAGAAATTCCTCTGTTGGAAAAGGCTGTTGAGGAGAAAACTGAGCAAGCTAAACAGCGCTGGGAGCAACAGGAACAGGAGAGAATTCTCGCTGCTATTGAGGAACGTCGACAGGCCGTTGCTACGCGTGAACGAATGGCGCGAATGAAAGAAGACCACGATCAATTTTTGGCCAAAATACTCGCCGAGCGTAAGAGCGTCTATCTTGAAAAACTGcacgattttgaaaaaatgctgAACGAAGAAAGAGCCAAAAGGTTGTTGGAACGTAAGATCCAGCGTAAAGCTGAAAGGAAGGCCAAATGGGAGAAGGAAAGGGCCGAAGCTGCTGAACGTAAGAGACTCGAAGAATTACGTCTACGCCAGGAAGAGGAGAAGAAACGAATGGAAGAAGAAAGGGccaaaagagaggaagaggatCGTATTAGACGCGCCGAAGAAGAAGCCCGCGAGGCCGAGAGACTCGCTAAGCTTGAGAGACAGGCTGAAATTGTCCGAGCCAGGGAGGCCGACATCGAACGAAAACTCGAGGAACAGCGTCTCAGGGATCAAGCCAACGACTCCTGGCGACCTGGACGAGGATCGCATAATCGCGACCCTCCATCGAAAATGTCGA cTGGAAGCTCTGGAGAATCCGGCGTTTCCTCTTGGCGCAGTGGGCTGAAAGATTCTCTGAGGGACGACGATTCTAAAGACACTTCCGACGATCGATTCAAACGCATCGATCGTAGCAATCCTGATGATGATGGTCGCAGCAAATC TTGGTACAACGCATCAAAATCCAGCGATATAAGAGACCGAGGTGATCGAGGCGATCGTGATCGCGGCAGAGATGACAGGAACAAAGATCATCGGGATAGACGAGACGATAGAGGCTCCAACAGTTACGATAAACCATCCTCCCGAGGAGTAAtg GGTGGCAGTTGGCGCGATTCCCGTGGTTCGGAGCCTCGTCCACTGATGCCGCGTCGACAGGAGGACCGTATGCAACGTCCACTTGGTCGCGATGATTCTGACAAACCGAAATTCCAGAGTTTGCGCTCTGCAGGCGCATCCGAATGGCGCCGAGCTCCTGAAGCTTCGCAAGATTCTCCAAAAGAAATGCCCCGTCGCGATCAACC GCTTCCCGATGAGTCCAAGGACGATTTAAGATCGAAGCCCGTCGAAAAATTGGATACTCAAGCACCGGAAGAAGATGGCTGGTCCAAAGTCGGAAGTAGACGTTAA